From the Cryptomeria japonica chromosome 2, Sugi_1.0, whole genome shotgun sequence genome, one window contains:
- the LOC131051828 gene encoding flavone 3'-O-methyltransferase 1-like, with translation MEAELKLYDIIFSFAQPMALKAVVLLNIPAILANSEEPLSVPEIASLISSSTGKSPNSDYLARILRFLSSHGVLVQTVVITNSGDDVKKTYKYGSTSISKLLVEEKGGKSKSSAALLLMETNRDFMEAWHHLYDSTLMGGSPFERAHGMKIWDYANLNPHFSSLINDAMASNSAVVMDALFQTYEGFEGVTSLVDVAGGVGSAASMIVHKYPNIRAINFNLPHVIASAPKDIPGVDHVAGDMFENVPSADVVLLKWVLHDWDDEESIRLLKNCYKAIPEKGKVIIIDAVVEENGSLKKQGLAFDMFMMAHTHGGKERTEEEYKILFQAAGFKRYNIIKLPFVQAIVELIKS, from the exons ATGGAAGCCGAGCTCAAGCTTTACGACATCATATTTTCATTCGCTCAGCCCATGGCTCTCAAGGCCGTCGTGTTACTCAACATTCCGGCAATCCTCGCCAATTCTGAGGAGCCTCTCTCCGTCCCTGAAATCGCCTCCCTCATTTCTTCCTCCACCGGAAAATCTCCCAACTCAGACTACCTCGCCAGAATTCTCAGATTCCTCTCCTCTCACGGAGTATTAGTCCAGACAGTCGTCATCACCAACAGCGGAGACGATGTGAAAAAAACATACAAATACGGATCGACGAGCATCTCAAAATTATTGGTGGAAGAGAAAGGGGGGAAATCGAAATCCTCAGCGGCTCTTCTGTTGATGGAAACGAACCGCGATTTCATGGAAGCGTGGCATCACTTGTACGACAGTACACTCATGGGCGGGTCTCCGTTTGAGAGGGCTCATGGAATGAAGATCTGGGATTATGCCAATCTCAATCCTCATTTCAGTAGCCTGATCAACGATGCCATGGCCAGCAACTCTGCAGTGGTAATGGATGCGCTCTTCCAAACTTACGAGGGCTTTGAGGGCGTCACATCACTGGTGGATGTGGCTGGAGGCGTGGGTTCAGCTGCTTCCATGATCGTGCACAAATACCCAAACATTCGTGCCATTAATTTTAATTTGCCCCATGTCATTGCCTCTGCTCCCAAAGACATTCCTG GGGTTGATCATGTTGCTGGGGACATGTTTGAGAATGTGCCATCTGCTGATGTAGTTCTTCTGAAG TGGGTTTTACATGATTGGGATGATGAAGAATCCATTAGATTGTTGAAGAATTGTTACAAAGCGATTCCAGAGAAAGGGAAGGTGATCATTATTGATGCAGTTGTGGAAGAAAATGGATCTTTGAAGAAGCAAGGATTGGCTTTTGATATGTTCATGATGGCTCATACTCATGGGGGAAAGGAAAGAACTGAAGAAGAATATAAGATTTTATTTCAAGCTGCTGGATTTAAAcgttataatattattaaattaccATTTGTCCAAGCAATTGTAGAGTTGATTAAGTCCTAA